One genomic region from Conexibacter woesei DSM 14684 encodes:
- a CDS encoding DUF3159 domain-containing protein translates to MRTTATPASASPLGRFVDGLLANPLVGLAPWIVYSLVEGENRLEESAAIALGLALVILMAGWLRGSRPKLLEYSDVIFFAGLAIFVAVASDSTHGWLERWSGEVANLALVVIALGSIALRQPFTLAYAKEQAPREMWTNPAFLRTNYLITWAWAIAFLIEAASGFYGDLVLDDSNNIWTGWIIQTFPLIVAAQFTLWYPERVKALGAIAHGDDAAVAPPIGDFVAQVTPWISIIGVIVLSMGEGPWWIGAGLIAIGIALTKQFKPERSDAPPQLSPS, encoded by the coding sequence ATGCGCACCACCGCCACCCCTGCATCCGCCTCCCCGCTGGGGCGGTTCGTCGACGGCCTGCTCGCGAACCCGCTCGTCGGGCTCGCACCCTGGATCGTCTACAGCCTCGTCGAGGGCGAGAACCGGCTGGAGGAGTCGGCCGCGATCGCGCTCGGGCTGGCGCTCGTGATCCTGATGGCCGGATGGCTGCGCGGCAGCAGACCGAAGCTGCTCGAGTACTCCGACGTGATCTTCTTCGCCGGGCTCGCGATCTTCGTCGCGGTCGCGTCCGACAGCACCCACGGCTGGCTGGAACGGTGGTCGGGCGAGGTCGCCAACCTCGCGCTCGTCGTGATCGCGCTCGGCTCGATCGCGCTCCGCCAGCCGTTCACGCTCGCGTACGCGAAGGAGCAGGCGCCGCGCGAGATGTGGACCAACCCGGCGTTCCTGCGCACCAACTACCTGATCACGTGGGCGTGGGCGATAGCGTTCCTGATCGAGGCCGCGTCGGGCTTCTACGGCGACCTCGTGCTCGACGACTCCAACAACATCTGGACCGGCTGGATCATCCAGACGTTCCCGCTGATCGTCGCCGCGCAGTTCACGCTCTGGTACCCCGAGCGGGTGAAGGCGCTCGGCGCGATCGCCCACGGCGACGACGCCGCGGTCGCCCCGCCGATCGGCGACTTCGTCGCGCAGGTGACCCCGTGGATCTCGATCATCGGCGTGATCGTCCTGTCGATGGGCGAAGGGCCGTGGTGGATCGGCGCCGGCCTGATCGCGATCGGGATCGCGCTGACGAAGCAGTTCAAGCCCGAGCGGAGCGACGCGCCGCCGCAGCTCAGTCCCAGCTGA
- a CDS encoding collagen-like triple helix repeat-containing protein: MLRRALSVCALAVALPATALVPGGIASAAADDTPRPAIERYAPSAVPDRVALIPTEDPARSQRVSWRSNATAPKAQIIEAPAAFGDTMMDRLTPIDGTDYTRIVTVEATTSTVDPRTGYTNRYHAVEFRDLKPGTRYAYRVGDGTDPNGWPVTNWTAWEDFTTAETGLRDFSFVYFGDAQNYIDSAVPRVFHQAVLDRPKAKLMIHAGDLVNQTGVSDANLQIQEKEWGEWYGAAGYNNQTRNVLATPGNHEYNSSTAITAFWKPQFPFPANGPRAADGSPLEAVRQSAYYVDYQGVRYISLDSSPLQNGPVQNDVLVAQTRWFEDVLSDPRRPKWTVVTFHHPVYAGTSSRNNRIVRDNWNPLIDRYKVDLVLQGHDHVYNRGNQVKDDDATDPTKSHGAVYSISVSGGKMYELNAGANWSDNGARRRVAAENIQLYQLIDVSSDTLTYQARLANGRFFDGYRVSKPGAGWDVAKTVTDLDRDPDAAPAEHGDAQPTRTTLAAARSVVNEGEAVVLEARVAPSAAGSVQFLDGANALGAPVALDGGVASYRTSVLAAGGHALTAAFLPADGARFAPSSSTGLFVDVRNGQGVPGPKGDKGDRGDPGEKGDTGDPGTNGTNGRDGAAGPIGPVGAAGAKGEKGERGPAGRDALVTCKVTGSSSAQRVTCSVTFGARAASSRTRARLVRNGRTYAQGRISSLKPTRTIARGRYTLRIAYGGAVVAARVAVR; encoded by the coding sequence ATGCTCCGGCGGGCCCTGTCGGTCTGCGCGCTCGCGGTCGCGCTGCCGGCGACCGCGCTGGTGCCCGGCGGCATCGCGTCCGCAGCCGCCGACGACACGCCGCGGCCGGCGATCGAGCGCTACGCGCCGTCCGCCGTCCCGGACCGCGTCGCGCTGATCCCGACTGAAGACCCGGCGCGCAGCCAGCGCGTCAGCTGGCGCTCGAACGCGACGGCGCCGAAGGCGCAGATCATCGAGGCGCCGGCGGCGTTCGGCGACACGATGATGGACAGACTCACCCCGATCGACGGCACCGACTACACGAGAATCGTCACCGTCGAGGCGACCACCAGCACGGTCGATCCGAGAACCGGCTACACGAATCGCTATCACGCGGTCGAATTCAGAGACCTGAAGCCGGGCACGCGCTACGCCTACCGTGTCGGCGACGGCACCGACCCCAACGGCTGGCCGGTCACCAACTGGACCGCGTGGGAGGACTTCACGACCGCCGAGACTGGCCTCAGAGACTTCTCCTTCGTCTACTTCGGCGACGCGCAGAACTACATCGACTCGGCCGTTCCGCGCGTCTTCCACCAGGCGGTGCTCGACCGCCCGAAGGCGAAGCTGATGATCCACGCCGGCGACCTCGTCAACCAGACCGGCGTCTCGGACGCGAACCTCCAGATCCAGGAGAAGGAGTGGGGGGAGTGGTACGGCGCCGCCGGCTACAACAACCAGACCCGCAACGTCCTGGCGACGCCGGGCAACCACGAGTACAACAGCTCGACGGCGATCACCGCCTTCTGGAAGCCGCAGTTCCCGTTCCCGGCCAACGGCCCCAGAGCGGCTGACGGCAGCCCGCTGGAGGCCGTCAGGCAGAGCGCGTACTACGTCGACTACCAGGGCGTCCGCTACATCTCGCTCGACTCCAGCCCGCTGCAGAACGGGCCCGTCCAGAACGACGTGCTGGTCGCGCAGACGAGATGGTTCGAGGACGTGCTGAGCGACCCGAGACGGCCGAAGTGGACGGTCGTGACGTTCCACCACCCGGTCTACGCCGGCACCAGCTCGCGCAACAACAGAATCGTGCGCGACAACTGGAACCCGCTGATCGACAGATACAAGGTCGACCTCGTGCTGCAGGGCCACGACCACGTCTACAACCGCGGCAACCAGGTCAAGGACGACGACGCGACCGACCCGACCAAGAGCCACGGCGCGGTCTACTCGATCTCCGTCTCCGGCGGCAAGATGTACGAGCTGAACGCAGGCGCCAACTGGAGCGACAACGGCGCCAGACGGCGCGTCGCGGCGGAGAACATCCAGCTCTACCAGCTGATCGACGTCAGCAGCGACACGCTCACCTACCAGGCGCGGCTGGCGAACGGCCGCTTCTTCGACGGCTACCGCGTCAGCAAGCCCGGCGCCGGCTGGGACGTCGCCAAGACCGTCACCGACCTCGACAGAGATCCCGACGCCGCGCCCGCCGAGCACGGCGACGCGCAGCCGACGAGAACGACGCTCGCCGCCGCGCGCAGCGTCGTGAACGAGGGCGAGGCCGTCGTGCTGGAGGCGCGCGTCGCGCCGAGCGCCGCAGGCAGCGTGCAGTTCCTCGACGGCGCCAACGCGCTGGGCGCGCCGGTCGCGCTCGACGGCGGCGTCGCGAGCTACCGCACAAGCGTCCTGGCCGCCGGCGGCCACGCGCTGACCGCCGCCTTCCTGCCCGCCGACGGCGCGAGATTCGCGCCGTCCAGCTCGACGGGCCTGTTCGTCGACGTGCGCAATGGGCAGGGCGTTCCCGGCCCGAAGGGCGACAAGGGCGACAGAGGCGATCCCGGTGAGAAGGGCGACACGGGCGATCCCGGGACGAACGGGACCAACGGCAGAGACGGCGCCGCTGGGCCGATCGGCCCCGTCGGCGCGGCCGGCGCGAAGGGCGAGAAGGGCGAGCGCGGCCCGGCCGGCCGCGACGCGCTGGTGACGTGCAAGGTGACCGGCTCCAGCTCCGCGCAGAGAGTCACGTGCTCGGTGACGTTCGGCGCGCGTGCGGCGTCGAGCCGCACGAGAGCGCGGCTGGTGCGCAACGGCCGCACCTACGCGCAGGGCCGGATCAGCAGCCTGAAGCCGACGCGCACGATCGCGCGCGGTCGCTACACGCTGCGGATCGCGTACGGCGGCGCGGTCGTCGCGGCGAGAGTCGCGGTCCGCTGA
- a CDS encoding MTAP family purine nucleoside phosphorylase: MRVGIITGSGSYVLPHVADGVPGRVVTRFGTAELTRGTFAGVDVVYVSRHLPGHRLLSSQVRHRANIVALAEAGVDAIVAVTICGSLDASLPPGALVVFDDLYFPSNRLPDGSICTLHDDPGASGRGHWIFDLPFSQPLREALLTGARSAGYAARDGGCYAHTDGPRFNTRAELRALMQIGVKAVSQTAGPEIVLSGEAGVPYALLGFITDYANGINPDDPTPVDELARLLDASGDIVADVLAATLPRIPPAGLGPVGTRLSWD, encoded by the coding sequence GAGCTACGTCCTGCCGCACGTCGCGGACGGCGTGCCGGGGCGGGTGGTCACGCGCTTCGGGACGGCCGAGCTGACGCGCGGCACGTTCGCGGGCGTCGACGTCGTCTACGTCTCGCGCCATCTGCCGGGCCACCGGCTGCTCTCCAGCCAGGTGAGGCACCGCGCCAACATCGTCGCGCTGGCCGAGGCGGGCGTCGACGCCATCGTCGCGGTGACGATCTGCGGCTCGCTCGACGCGTCGCTGCCGCCCGGCGCGCTGGTCGTCTTCGACGACCTCTACTTCCCCTCCAACCGGCTGCCGGACGGCTCGATCTGCACGCTGCACGACGATCCGGGCGCCTCCGGCCGCGGCCACTGGATCTTCGACCTGCCGTTCTCGCAGCCGCTGCGCGAGGCGCTGCTGACCGGCGCCCGCAGCGCGGGCTACGCCGCGCGCGACGGCGGCTGCTACGCCCACACCGACGGGCCGCGCTTCAACACGCGTGCGGAGCTGCGGGCGCTCATGCAGATAGGCGTCAAAGCCGTCTCACAGACGGCCGGGCCGGAGATCGTGCTGTCCGGCGAGGCCGGCGTTCCGTACGCGCTGCTCGGCTTCATCACCGACTACGCCAACGGGATAAACCCCGACGACCCGACACCGGTCGACGAGCTGGCGCGGCTGCTGGACGCCAGCGGCGACATCGTCGCCGACGTGCTGGCCGCGACGCTGCCCCGCATCCCGCCCGCCGGGCTGGGCCCGGTCGGCACGCGCCTCAGCTGGGACTGA
- a CDS encoding AI-2E family transporter, which produces MSELPPTGRVELIVPWRTLFTVAAFGAVVALAILSLGSLLSIFVAGVLALGLDPVVSALVRRGWKRGPAAVVVLASVFAAVVLIVLIAVGPLWDQVRDFIAEIPRYWEELTNSAAFQRLISSGTQSDVSEALKDLTAGLPEAASTLLGAAGGIFGSLLSMVTLTFLALFLLMERPAITGWLFGFAPPEVEQRWHPVLEDSISAISSSLIGNVAISLVAATVAGLSSWLFGLPFPIVLAVIVGLLDLIPQVGATIAAVILVAVALTVSTEAAIAMLVIQLVYQQVENYVVYPLVYRRAVELTAFTTIVSVLVASSILGVVGAILAVPFAAVIKIVVREAGRPRRERMDALREPAPEPSG; this is translated from the coding sequence GTGAGCGAGCTTCCTCCGACGGGCCGCGTCGAGCTGATCGTTCCGTGGCGCACGCTCTTCACGGTGGCGGCGTTCGGGGCGGTGGTCGCGCTCGCGATCCTGTCGCTCGGCTCGCTGCTCTCGATCTTCGTCGCGGGCGTGCTCGCGCTCGGGCTCGACCCTGTCGTCAGCGCGCTCGTGCGGCGCGGCTGGAAGCGCGGCCCGGCGGCGGTCGTCGTGCTCGCGTCGGTGTTCGCCGCCGTCGTGCTGATCGTCCTGATAGCCGTCGGGCCGCTGTGGGACCAGGTGCGCGACTTCATCGCGGAGATCCCCAGATACTGGGAGGAGCTGACGAACTCCGCCGCGTTCCAGAGACTCATCTCCAGCGGGACCCAGTCCGACGTCTCGGAGGCGCTGAAGGACCTGACCGCGGGGCTGCCGGAGGCCGCGAGCACGCTGCTCGGGGCGGCCGGCGGCATCTTCGGCTCGCTGCTGTCGATGGTGACGCTCACGTTCCTGGCGCTGTTCCTGCTGATGGAGCGCCCGGCGATCACCGGCTGGCTGTTCGGCTTCGCGCCGCCGGAGGTCGAGCAGCGCTGGCACCCGGTGCTGGAGGACTCGATCTCGGCGATCTCCTCGTCGCTGATCGGGAACGTCGCGATCTCGCTCGTCGCGGCGACGGTCGCCGGCCTCTCGTCGTGGCTGTTCGGGCTGCCGTTCCCGATCGTGCTCGCGGTGATCGTCGGCCTGCTCGACCTGATCCCGCAGGTCGGCGCGACGATCGCCGCGGTGATCCTCGTCGCGGTCGCGCTGACCGTCAGCACCGAGGCGGCGATCGCGATGCTCGTGATCCAGCTCGTCTACCAGCAGGTCGAGAACTACGTCGTCTACCCGCTCGTCTACCGCCGCGCGGTCGAGCTGACCGCGTTCACGACGATCGTCTCGGTGCTCGTCGCCAGCTCGATCCTCGGCGTCGTCGGCGCGATCCTCGCGGTGCCGTTCGCCGCCGTCATCAAGATCGTCGTGCGCGAGGCGGGCCGTCCGCGGCGCGAGCGGATGGACGCGCTGCGCGAGCCCGCGCCCGAGCCGTCGGGCTAG